In Nitrososphaerales archaeon, a genomic segment contains:
- a CDS encoding ribonuclease P protein component 1, which yields MEINTKNLIAHELIGLKARIEESNDPTLKGLTGIIVDETKNMLRMSIDSMIKSIPKSIVTLRFWLPDGSSCIVRGKMIVGRPEDRVKKLRWKM from the coding sequence ATGGAGATCAATACAAAAAATTTAATCGCTCATGAATTGATCGGGCTTAAAGCGCGTATAGAAGAGAGTAATGATCCAACTTTAAAAGGCCTTACGGGTATAATTGTTGATGAAACCAAAAATATGTTAAGAATGAGTATCGATAGTATGATTAAGTCAATACCTAAATCTATCGTTACTTTAAGATTTTGGTTACCTGATGGGAGTAGTTGTATAGTTAGAGGAAAGATGATCGTAGGAAGGCCTGAAGACCGTGTGAAGAAGTTGAGGTGGAAGATGTGA
- the rpmC gene encoding 50S ribosomal protein L29 produces the protein MTSLKASELRKMSKEELNKKLSELTAELMKLKSSAARGTLRKETGKIKYLRRDIARIKTVLNEMRKKVV, from the coding sequence ATGACCAGTCTTAAAGCGAGTGAATTAAGAAAGATGAGTAAAGAAGAGTTGAATAAGAAACTCTCAGAATTGACTGCCGAATTGATGAAATTGAAAAGTTCTGCCGCTCGGGGCACATTAAGAAAAGAGACTGGAAAGATTAAGTATTTAAGAAGGGATATAGCAAGAATTAAAACCGTTTTGAATGAGATGAGGAAAAAGGTGGTCTAA
- a CDS encoding 30S ribosomal protein S3 produces MSAYEERYAIKSVLKRNVRNAEIDEFLQSELADAGYGGVDIQRTPIGTRITIHVIRPGLVIGRRGEGIRELTEKLEKKFNLPNPQISVMEVEVPELNPRIMCSRIVQAIARGTTFRRVAVWALNTIMSAGALGAEIVISGKLRSERAHFEKYRAGIVPKSGETANRVVEEATADVLLKMGLYGVKVKIARKEALEPEVKILDVKAEEIIKEEGSEGEGGGKEGKGEEKVGE; encoded by the coding sequence ATGTCGGCATATGAAGAAAGGTATGCGATCAAAAGTGTGTTGAAGAGGAATGTGAGGAATGCTGAAATTGACGAGTTCTTACAGAGCGAGTTAGCGGATGCTGGATATGGTGGTGTAGATATTCAAAGGACCCCTATAGGCACACGTATCACGATACACGTAATCAGACCAGGTCTAGTCATAGGTAGACGTGGTGAAGGGATACGTGAATTGACCGAGAAGTTAGAGAAGAAGTTCAATCTACCGAATCCGCAGATTTCTGTAATGGAGGTTGAAGTACCAGAATTGAACCCTCGAATCATGTGCAGCAGAATCGTGCAGGCGATCGCGCGAGGTACAACGTTTAGAAGGGTTGCAGTTTGGGCATTGAACACAATTATGAGTGCTGGTGCGCTAGGGGCTGAGATCGTAATCTCGGGCAAGTTAAGAAGTGAAAGGGCACATTTTGAAAAGTACCGTGCAGGTATTGTGCCGAAGAGTGGTGAGACTGCAAATAGAGTCGTTGAAGAAGCTACCGCAGATGTCTTATTAAAGATGGGTTTATATGGTGTGAAGGTTAAGATCGCGCGCAAAGAAGCGCTCGAGCCCGAAGTTAAAATTTTGGATGTAAAGGCTGAAGAAATCATTAAAGAGGAAGGGAGTGAGGGTGAGGGTGGAGGGAAGGAAGGAAAGGGGGAAGAGAAAGTAGGAGAGTGA
- a CDS encoding 50S ribosomal protein L22 encodes MPEFKYSFQGYDPLIHVRASGREVDISPKDAREVCVAIKGMKLSQAKSFLENVINLKQPVAFRRYKGEVGHKRGLQGFYAGRYPVKAAKKILEVLNNLEANAEYKGMDIDRLVIIHAAAMRGRKIKAYIPRAFGRATPSFNTLVHLELVAKEV; translated from the coding sequence ATGCCCGAGTTTAAATATAGCTTTCAAGGATATGACCCACTTATTCATGTACGGGCGAGTGGTAGGGAGGTAGATATTAGCCCAAAGGATGCTAGAGAGGTCTGTGTAGCAATAAAAGGTATGAAATTATCACAAGCAAAGAGTTTTTTGGAGAATGTTATCAATCTGAAACAACCTGTAGCCTTCAGAAGGTATAAAGGTGAAGTAGGCCATAAACGTGGCCTTCAAGGTTTTTATGCTGGGCGTTATCCAGTTAAGGCAGCCAAGAAGATCTTAGAGGTGCTGAATAATTTGGAGGCAAATGCAGAGTATAAAGGTATGGACATAGACCGTTTAGTAATCATACATGCTGCAGCGATGAGGGGTAGAAAGATAAAGGCTTATATCCCTAGAGCTTTTGGAAGGGCGACACCGAGTTTTAATACATTGGTGCATTTAGAATTGGTCGCTAAGGAGGTGTAA
- a CDS encoding 30S ribosomal protein S19 — translation MVREFRYRGYTLEQLKNMPLETFLSLLPSRQRRSLNRGISEEKRRLLEKIRLACDGRFKGKIETHERDMIILPYMVGLTIFVHNGKEFVPLEIKPEMIGHYLGEYVITNKKVVHGTPGIGASRSSLYVPLK, via the coding sequence ATGGTTAGAGAATTCAGATACCGCGGATATACGTTGGAGCAATTGAAGAATATGCCTTTAGAAACCTTTCTATCGTTGTTACCTTCAAGGCAAAGAAGGTCTTTAAATAGAGGCATATCAGAAGAGAAGAGGAGGTTATTAGAGAAGATAAGGTTGGCATGTGATGGCCGATTTAAAGGAAAGATAGAAACACATGAGAGAGATATGATCATTCTACCCTACATGGTGGGATTAACAATCTTCGTACATAATGGTAAAGAGTTTGTGCCATTGGAGATCAAGCCTGAGATGATCGGCCACTATCTGGGCGAATACGTGATCACGAATAAGAAGGTAGTCCATGGTACACCTGGCATAGGTGCATCACGATCGAGCCTTTACGTACCTTTAAAGTAA
- a CDS encoding 50S ribosomal protein L2 produces the protein MGRRIIQQKRGHGAPQYRVASKGKIAPVSYPSQKIGETNTAYVLDILHERGRFTPIAQLSMDDGRVVYIPAVEGLQVGAKIEIGFEASVKQGNILPLSKIPEGTVICNIEKNFGDGGKLVRAPGSSAVLFSHTPEGAIVKMPSGKSMILNENCRAMIGVIAGGGRLEKPFLKAGAKYYAVKGKGRVFPRVRAVAMAAVHHPHGGGRHAHKAPKSVSRYAPPGSKVGHIAPRRTGRRGKVKRESIST, from the coding sequence TTGGGAAGGAGGATCATTCAGCAAAAGAGGGGGCATGGAGCGCCTCAATATAGAGTGGCTAGTAAGGGAAAGATCGCTCCCGTATCATATCCATCTCAAAAGATCGGAGAGACCAACACCGCCTATGTATTGGATATTTTACATGAGAGAGGTAGATTTACACCGATAGCCCAACTATCGATGGATGATGGAAGAGTTGTATATATACCAGCGGTAGAGGGTTTGCAGGTTGGAGCGAAGATCGAAATCGGTTTCGAAGCCTCTGTGAAGCAAGGGAATATTTTACCATTAAGCAAAATACCGGAAGGTACGGTGATCTGTAATATTGAGAAGAACTTTGGAGATGGTGGCAAGTTGGTTCGCGCCCCAGGAAGTTCTGCCGTCCTCTTCTCTCATACACCTGAAGGGGCTATTGTAAAGATGCCTTCAGGTAAGAGTATGATTTTAAATGAAAATTGTAGAGCGATGATCGGAGTGATAGCGGGCGGTGGTAGATTGGAGAAGCCATTTCTAAAGGCCGGTGCAAAGTACTATGCGGTGAAAGGCAAGGGAAGGGTATTCCCCAGGGTAAGGGCTGTCGCCATGGCAGCTGTACATCACCCACACGGAGGAGGGAGGCATGCCCACAAAGCACCCAAATCTGTCTCAAGGTATGCACCACCAGGTAGCAAAGTAGGCCACATCGCCCCGAGGAGGACGGGTCGGAGAGGAAAGGTAAAACGAGAAAGTATATCAACATAG
- a CDS encoding 50S ribosomal protein L23, whose product MQPDEALRIIKRPYITEKTFEMIEKENKLVFIVDDDADKRKIKSAIETLYNVKVQSVNTARTIYGKKAYVRLSKESSAIDLASKLGVV is encoded by the coding sequence TTGCAGCCTGATGAAGCGTTAAGGATCATCAAGAGGCCCTATATTACAGAGAAGACCTTTGAGATGATTGAGAAAGAGAATAAACTGGTCTTCATCGTGGACGATGATGCAGATAAAAGGAAGATAAAGAGTGCTATAGAGACCCTCTATAATGTGAAGGTCCAATCGGTTAATACAGCCCGTACAATTTATGGTAAAAAAGCTTATGTAAGGCTTTCGAAAGAGAGTTCAGCGATCGATTTAGCTTCAAAACTTGGCGTGGTGTGA
- the rpl4p gene encoding 50S ribosomal protein L4, which translates to MKVPVYSLKGTKVGSVELPRVFSTPFRPDLIHRVYVALDSHKYQPKGTDPMAGKRTSAESWGVGHGVSRVARVKGERHPRAGQAAGIAGVVKGRVAHPPRPEKIIWKRVNKKERRLALASAIAATANRELIISRGHKVGDLATFPIVVSDSIEKVKKAKDIIEFFEKIGLKEELNRLVKSRKKRSGKPRMRGRVTKSAQGPLIVVSQDKGIKDAVKNLIGVKCVLAKDLSVLDLAPGASAGRLTIWSKSALKNIVKPVLEIGEIVAA; encoded by the coding sequence ATGAAAGTACCTGTTTATAGCCTTAAAGGCACAAAAGTAGGGAGTGTCGAGCTACCAAGAGTATTCTCTACACCATTTCGACCAGATTTGATTCATAGAGTATATGTAGCTCTAGATTCGCATAAGTACCAACCTAAAGGTACCGATCCGATGGCTGGTAAAAGGACGAGTGCGGAGTCTTGGGGTGTAGGTCATGGCGTTTCACGTGTAGCCCGAGTAAAGGGTGAGCGCCACCCCAGAGCTGGACAAGCAGCAGGTATTGCAGGTGTAGTTAAAGGCAGGGTCGCACATCCGCCCAGGCCTGAGAAGATCATTTGGAAGAGAGTGAATAAAAAAGAAAGGCGTTTAGCACTGGCTTCAGCCATCGCAGCGACTGCAAATAGGGAATTAATAATATCACGTGGCCATAAAGTGGGGGATTTGGCTACATTCCCGATAGTAGTTTCAGATAGCATAGAGAAGGTAAAGAAGGCTAAGGATATTATTGAATTCTTTGAGAAGATAGGTCTGAAAGAAGAATTAAATAGATTGGTGAAGAGTAGGAAGAAGCGATCTGGTAAACCAAGGATGAGAGGAAGGGTTACAAAAAGTGCTCAAGGGCCATTAATCGTGGTATCTCAAGATAAAGGTATCAAAGATGCAGTTAAGAATCTGATCGGTGTAAAGTGCGTACTTGCAAAGGATCTGAGTGTACTCGATTTGGCACCCGGTGCGAGTGCTGGTAGGCTTACGATCTGGTCAAAGTCCGCTTTAAAGAATATTGTAAAGCCAGTTTTGGAGATAGGTGAGATCGTTGCAGCCTGA
- a CDS encoding 50S ribosomal protein L3 — protein MGHRKHNAPRRGSLAFRPRARTSHIVPLIRNWPEVDSDKPTLLGHVGFKAGCIHVITVDDREGSPNFGKPLFNAATVLVTPPLYIFGLRAYHKVNDHHQPLSEAHAKNLPKDLARKVRIQPRAIEEFMKILEKRLPEVKYFTALCYVRPKDIGLSQKKPFIFEVRIGGGDIKAQLDYLVSILGKEVKISDIFKPGMYVDVIGITKGKGFEGPVTRMGIKRKQHKSRKSVRAVGTLGPWHPAAVMYTVPRAGQMGFHQRTEYNKRILILSNESEMPITPKGGFPHFGVVRGDYIVVSGSVPGPVKRLVRLRFPMRAHVKKVQPPKIIEISVAQKVG, from the coding sequence TTGGGCCATAGGAAGCATAATGCACCTAGGAGAGGGTCGCTCGCCTTTAGGCCAAGAGCGAGAACTTCACATATTGTACCCCTGATACGTAATTGGCCTGAGGTGGATAGCGATAAGCCTACACTTCTAGGGCATGTAGGATTTAAAGCCGGGTGCATCCATGTAATCACCGTAGATGATAGAGAGGGAAGTCCTAACTTTGGTAAGCCTTTATTTAATGCAGCAACCGTTTTAGTAACCCCTCCTCTCTACATTTTTGGCTTAAGGGCATATCACAAGGTAAATGATCATCACCAACCACTTAGTGAAGCTCATGCTAAGAATCTTCCCAAAGACCTGGCCAGAAAGGTTAGGATTCAACCGAGAGCGATTGAAGAATTTATGAAGATTTTAGAGAAACGATTACCAGAGGTGAAGTATTTTACAGCTTTATGTTACGTTAGACCTAAAGATATAGGCCTTTCCCAAAAGAAGCCTTTCATCTTTGAAGTCCGCATCGGTGGTGGGGATATAAAGGCACAATTGGATTATCTAGTAAGTATATTAGGAAAAGAAGTGAAGATCTCAGACATCTTCAAGCCGGGAATGTACGTAGATGTAATTGGAATCACGAAAGGCAAAGGTTTTGAAGGGCCAGTAACGAGAATGGGTATAAAGAGGAAGCAACACAAATCTCGAAAGAGTGTGAGGGCTGTTGGTACATTGGGCCCATGGCACCCTGCAGCCGTTATGTATACTGTTCCAAGGGCTGGTCAAATGGGTTTCCACCAAAGGACCGAGTATAATAAACGTATCCTGATATTGAGTAATGAAAGTGAAATGCCAATTACTCCAAAGGGAGGTTTTCCGCACTTTGGAGTAGTTAGGGGAGATTACATAGTGGTAAGTGGTTCTGTGCCAGGTCCAGTAAAGAGGCTCGTTAGACTTCGCTTCCCAATGAGGGCACATGTCAAGAAGGTCCAACCACCAAAGATCATCGAAATAAGTGTTGCACAGAAAGTTGGGTGA
- a CDS encoding RtcB family protein yields MSTPPLHRISEIVWEIPQSYKEGMRVPARIYATDNLMRNMDRMVFEQITNVACLPGIQKYAIAMADAHTGYGFPIGGVAAFSLKDGVISPGGIGFDINCGVRLIKTDLTLKEVKPKLKELIDTIFQIVPAGVGARGFVRVSQSDFKEVLERGAEWAVEKGFGWKEDLERTEDYGKIKGADPSKVSSMAIQRGYDQVGTLGSGNHYLEIQAVDSNRYFDRELAKHFGITMEDQITVMVHCGSRGFGHQIGTDYLRIFERAMKKYGITVRDRELACAPFESPEGQDYYKAMACAANMAFANRQVITHRIREAFGKVFHTDPEKLGMHLVYDVAHNIAKIERHKVDGEKMTVIVHRKGATRSFGPGEEEVPPVYRHVGQPVIIGGSMETGSYLLVGTTKAMIETFGSTAHGSGRTMSREAAKRRVSGQELVRDLEKKGIYVRAVSMSGLAEEAGIAYKDISEVVEATHLAGISKKVVALRPLGNIKG; encoded by the coding sequence ATGTCGACCCCTCCTCTTCATCGCATTTCAGAGATAGTTTGGGAGATACCACAAAGTTACAAAGAAGGCATGCGTGTCCCAGCCAGAATCTATGCTACAGACAATCTTATGAGGAATATGGATCGTATGGTATTTGAACAGATTACAAATGTAGCATGCCTGCCCGGAATACAGAAGTACGCTATCGCCATGGCCGATGCCCATACGGGCTATGGATTCCCGATCGGAGGGGTGGCAGCGTTCTCTCTAAAGGATGGTGTAATATCACCCGGCGGTATCGGTTTTGATATCAACTGTGGAGTGAGATTAATAAAGACCGATCTTACATTAAAAGAAGTTAAGCCAAAGTTAAAGGAGCTCATCGATACCATATTCCAAATCGTACCAGCTGGTGTGGGTGCAAGGGGTTTTGTAAGAGTGAGTCAGAGTGATTTTAAAGAAGTATTAGAGAGGGGGGCAGAATGGGCTGTTGAGAAAGGGTTTGGCTGGAAGGAAGATTTGGAGCGAACTGAAGATTATGGAAAGATCAAGGGTGCGGATCCGTCAAAGGTAAGTAGCATGGCGATTCAAAGAGGTTACGATCAAGTCGGTACTTTAGGATCTGGTAACCATTATCTTGAAATTCAAGCGGTCGATTCTAACAGATATTTCGATCGAGAACTTGCGAAGCACTTTGGTATCACCATGGAAGACCAAATCACGGTGATGGTTCACTGTGGTTCGAGAGGTTTCGGCCATCAGATCGGTACAGATTATTTGAGAATATTTGAACGCGCTATGAAGAAGTATGGTATTACCGTACGTGATCGTGAATTGGCATGTGCACCATTCGAATCTCCTGAAGGGCAAGATTATTATAAAGCGATGGCCTGTGCAGCCAATATGGCCTTCGCAAATAGACAGGTGATTACGCACAGAATACGTGAGGCTTTCGGTAAAGTCTTCCATACAGATCCTGAGAAATTGGGTATGCACTTGGTGTACGATGTGGCCCATAATATTGCGAAGATAGAGAGGCATAAAGTCGATGGTGAAAAGATGACTGTAATCGTACATAGGAAGGGTGCTACAAGGAGCTTTGGTCCCGGAGAGGAGGAAGTACCTCCAGTCTATAGGCATGTGGGCCAACCAGTGATAATAGGAGGATCGATGGAGACTGGTTCTTATCTGTTGGTCGGTACGACGAAGGCGATGATCGAGACCTTTGGCTCTACAGCACATGGTTCGGGTAGGACGATGTCGAGAGAGGCCGCGAAGAGGAGAGTAAGTGGTCAAGAGTTGGTAAGAGATTTGGAGAAGAAGGGAATATATGTAAGAGCGGTCTCTATGTCTGGATTGGCCGAAGAAGCGGGTATAGCTTACAAAGATATTTCAGAAGTCGTAGAGGCGACACATTTAGCGGGCATATCTAAGAAGGTCGTCGCATTAAGACCCTTAGGTAATATAAAAGGTTAG
- a CDS encoding archease, whose product MRGLRSGFKFLEGVVIADAAFKAWGSSLEELFEAAATALFEIMVDTKSVELKVERDFELQNESVEGLLYDFLSYLIFLKDAEMLLLSRFDIKIKGNGGYQLSAHVYGEQIDMKKHELRIDVKAITYYLFEVKRVGDEWVAMVVVDV is encoded by the coding sequence ATGAGGGGGTTAAGATCTGGTTTTAAATTTTTAGAAGGTGTGGTCATCGCCGATGCAGCATTTAAAGCATGGGGTTCGAGCTTAGAAGAGCTATTCGAAGCAGCAGCTACAGCGCTCTTTGAGATCATGGTTGACACAAAGAGTGTTGAATTGAAGGTTGAGAGAGATTTTGAATTACAGAATGAAAGTGTAGAGGGATTACTGTACGATTTTCTATCTTACTTAATATTTCTAAAAGATGCAGAGATGCTTCTTTTAAGCCGTTTTGATATTAAGATCAAAGGGAATGGGGGTTATCAACTCTCAGCCCATGTTTACGGTGAACAGATCGATATGAAAAAACATGAATTGAGAATCGATGTGAAAGCGATCACTTACTATTTATTCGAAGTAAAAAGGGTTGGTGATGAATGGGTTGCGATGGTAGTAGTAGATGTGTAA
- a CDS encoding asparagine synthetase B, with protein sequence MLIQASGLVGFLGDGATFRLQNVLKLLTHRAPGGFKIFLEGMKEIDIESLSKVKSKIALAYCVRNRLTDVKFHGSFYEPDEEGILSKISRSIDHGEYEELVKVLSQVDGAYAFLFCDDHSLIYGRDPLGLKPLYVGRKDGVIGVSSEIKALQASGLTEVRLVKPGHLFKESLISREVFTIREIRLQSISEGIENVVENTLKLICKSLERRVKDKVVLGFSGGVDSALLALLTSKLCNVELITVSARGSRDEIDATTAAEELGIQLHHVSITKNVLKEILGKIAHLIECDGIMDLSIGTIVYFVAKKAKELGYDTLMLGQFADELFGGYAKYMRLLRERGREVVEAMMRNDILTAHEKNFPRDEKATSPFVELVLPYAQIDLVEYAASLPIDVKLQPINDTRKWLLRRVAIAAGLPEDLAFKQKKAMQYSSGIQKLIKELI encoded by the coding sequence ATGCTTATACAAGCAAGTGGATTGGTTGGATTTTTAGGTGATGGTGCCACATTCCGCCTACAAAATGTACTCAAACTTCTTACTCATAGAGCACCCGGAGGGTTCAAGATCTTCCTTGAAGGTATGAAAGAAATCGATATCGAATCATTGAGTAAAGTAAAATCGAAGATCGCATTAGCCTACTGTGTCAGAAATCGGCTTACAGATGTTAAATTTCACGGATCATTTTACGAGCCTGATGAAGAAGGGATCTTATCAAAGATCTCCAGATCGATCGATCATGGAGAGTATGAAGAATTGGTAAAGGTTCTTTCGCAGGTGGATGGAGCTTACGCATTTCTTTTTTGTGATGATCACTCATTAATCTATGGTCGTGATCCGTTAGGATTGAAGCCGCTTTATGTAGGAAGAAAGGATGGTGTGATAGGTGTATCTTCAGAGATTAAAGCCCTTCAAGCATCTGGTTTAACAGAAGTTCGACTGGTAAAACCTGGCCATCTATTTAAAGAATCTCTGATTTCACGTGAGGTATTCACCATCAGAGAAATAAGATTACAATCGATAAGTGAAGGTATTGAAAATGTTGTTGAAAACACTTTGAAACTTATCTGTAAATCTTTAGAACGTAGAGTTAAGGATAAGGTAGTACTTGGATTTTCAGGTGGTGTAGATAGCGCGCTTCTCGCACTCCTTACTTCCAAACTATGTAATGTTGAGTTAATTACAGTATCGGCAAGAGGTTCAAGGGACGAGATCGATGCTACAACTGCGGCTGAAGAGCTAGGTATTCAACTACACCATGTGTCTATTACAAAAAATGTCTTGAAGGAGATTCTGGGAAAGATTGCCCATCTGATCGAATGTGATGGAATTATGGATTTGAGCATAGGTACAATAGTCTATTTCGTTGCAAAGAAAGCAAAAGAGCTCGGTTATGATACACTTATGCTCGGCCAATTTGCAGATGAGCTCTTTGGAGGGTATGCAAAGTATATGAGATTACTTAGAGAAAGGGGTAGAGAAGTGGTAGAAGCTATGATGAGAAATGATATTTTGACGGCCCATGAAAAGAATTTTCCTCGTGATGAGAAAGCGACCTCTCCTTTCGTCGAATTGGTTTTACCTTATGCACAGATCGATTTAGTGGAATATGCCGCTTCCCTTCCCATCGATGTAAAGCTTCAGCCAATTAATGATACTCGCAAATGGTTGCTCAGAAGGGTGGCGATAGCTGCAGGGTTGCCAGAAGATTTGGCATTTAAACAGAAGAAGGCGATGCAGTATAGTTCAGGGATTCAAAAGTTGATCAAAGAATTGATTTAA